In Brevibacillus brevis NBRC 100599, a single genomic region encodes these proteins:
- the nrdE gene encoding class 1b ribonucleoside-diphosphate reductase subunit alpha, producing MRHIELNNELMQRGNDGFYQLEKDREAVAVFMEEVQSNTMTFGSVKERMDYLIENDFYENVYETYTVEQVDEVFRLAYDADFQFASYMAISKFYKDYALKTNDKSMYLEQYPDRVAVVALSLGQGDFDLAKRLTVSMMDQRLQPATPTFLNAGKSRRGEMVSCFLLEMDDSLNSINFILGTCMQLSKIGGGVAVNLSKLRGRGEPIKGVEGAAKGVMPVLKLLEDAFSYADQMGQRKGSGAAYYNIFGWDINEFLDCKKINADEKARIKTLSIGLIVPNVFYKLAEENKPLTVFAPYSVYKEYGVHLDDMDLDEMYEELLANDRIKKKTVMSAREMLTKIAMIQMESGYPYIMNKTNANNNHALKDLGSVKMSNLCTEIFQLQETSTITNYGEMDIIRRDISCNLASLNIVNVMERKMIRESVHEGIEAITAVSDMTRVENAPGVQKANRELHSVGLGAMNLNGYLAKNRIAYESEEAKDFARTFFMMMNFYSLEKSMEIARETGMTFLGFEQSEYAKGTYFNKYVTNDYSPRTEKAKLLFEGMHIPTPADWAELQQKVQKHGVYHAYRLAIAPTQSISYIQNATSSVMPIVEHIETRTYANSTTYYPMPYLSQENYFYYKSAYVIDQFKVIDLIAEIQEHIDQGISTVLHVNSNISTRELARYYIYAAKKGLKSLYYTRTKHLTVEECISCAV from the coding sequence TTGCGGCATATTGAATTGAACAACGAACTGATGCAGCGTGGCAACGACGGATTTTATCAACTGGAAAAGGATCGGGAAGCGGTTGCGGTCTTCATGGAAGAAGTGCAGTCCAACACGATGACTTTTGGCAGTGTCAAAGAACGCATGGACTATTTGATCGAGAATGACTTCTATGAAAACGTCTATGAAACATACACAGTTGAGCAGGTCGATGAAGTTTTCCGTTTGGCCTATGACGCCGATTTTCAATTTGCTTCGTATATGGCTATCTCCAAATTTTATAAAGATTACGCTTTGAAAACGAACGATAAATCGATGTACTTGGAGCAGTATCCAGACAGAGTGGCCGTTGTGGCACTGTCACTTGGACAAGGTGACTTTGATCTCGCCAAGCGTTTAACGGTCTCCATGATGGACCAACGCTTGCAACCAGCGACACCAACCTTCCTGAACGCAGGCAAAAGCCGCCGGGGAGAAATGGTTTCCTGCTTCTTGCTCGAAATGGATGATTCACTGAATTCCATCAACTTTATTTTGGGAACTTGTATGCAGCTATCCAAAATTGGCGGCGGTGTAGCCGTGAACCTGTCCAAGCTTCGCGGACGAGGAGAGCCGATTAAAGGCGTCGAGGGCGCGGCAAAAGGTGTCATGCCGGTTCTCAAGCTGTTGGAAGATGCGTTTTCCTACGCGGATCAAATGGGGCAACGAAAAGGCTCAGGTGCAGCGTACTACAACATCTTCGGCTGGGATATCAACGAGTTTCTCGATTGCAAAAAGATCAATGCGGATGAAAAAGCCCGCATCAAAACGTTGTCCATCGGCCTGATCGTACCAAACGTGTTCTACAAGCTGGCTGAGGAAAACAAGCCATTGACTGTGTTTGCTCCGTACTCCGTGTACAAAGAATACGGTGTGCATCTGGATGATATGGACCTCGATGAGATGTACGAGGAGCTCTTGGCTAACGATCGCATCAAGAAAAAGACCGTGATGAGCGCACGCGAGATGTTGACCAAAATCGCGATGATCCAAATGGAATCGGGCTATCCGTACATCATGAACAAAACGAATGCGAACAACAACCATGCTCTGAAAGATCTCGGTTCGGTAAAAATGTCAAACCTGTGCACGGAAATCTTCCAGCTACAGGAGACTTCGACGATTACCAATTACGGCGAGATGGATATCATCCGTCGCGATATTAGCTGCAATCTGGCATCGCTCAATATTGTCAATGTGATGGAACGCAAAATGATCCGCGAATCTGTCCACGAAGGAATCGAAGCCATTACAGCCGTGAGTGACATGACGCGTGTAGAAAACGCTCCAGGCGTTCAAAAGGCAAATCGTGAGCTGCACTCTGTAGGTCTCGGTGCGATGAATCTGAACGGATATCTGGCAAAGAACAGAATCGCTTATGAAAGTGAAGAAGCGAAAGATTTCGCCCGTACGTTCTTCATGATGATGAACTTCTACTCCTTGGAAAAAAGTATGGAAATTGCAAGGGAAACAGGCATGACCTTCTTGGGCTTTGAACAATCGGAATATGCAAAAGGCACTTATTTTAACAAGTACGTGACGAACGATTACAGCCCGCGGACGGAAAAAGCAAAGCTTCTCTTTGAAGGAATGCACATTCCGACGCCAGCAGATTGGGCGGAGCTACAGCAAAAGGTGCAAAAGCATGGCGTTTATCATGCGTACCGTTTGGCGATTGCACCGACACAGAGCATTTCCTACATTCAGAATGCGACTTCTAGCGTGATGCCAATTGTTGAGCATATCGAAACGAGAACGTATGCCAACTCTACGACGTATTACCCGATGCCGTACTTGTCGCAGGAAAACTATTTTTACTACAAATCGGCGTATGTAATCGATCAATTCAAAGTGATTGATCTGATTGCCGAAATTCAAGAGCACATCGACCAAGGAATTTCGACTGTGCTGCACGTGAACAGCAACATTTCAACCAGAGAACTGGCTCGCTATTACATTTACGCAGCGAAAAAAGGTCTGAAGTCGCTCTACTATACGCGGACGAAGCATTTGACTGTAGAAGAGTGCATTAGCTGCGCTGTTTAG
- the nrdI gene encoding class Ib ribonucleoside-diphosphate reductase assembly flavoprotein NrdI, which produces MLIAYDSKTGNVRRFVNKINLPHVEIDQDMVLDEPFILITYTTGFGQVPEKVATFLKRNHVHLRGVSASGNRNWGTSFAKSADTIASQYGVPVISKFELSGTGRDVEQFTSGVAAIAAY; this is translated from the coding sequence ATGCTAATCGCTTATGATTCAAAAACAGGAAACGTCCGACGATTCGTCAACAAAATTAATCTGCCACATGTGGAAATTGATCAAGATATGGTGCTGGACGAGCCATTCATTTTGATCACATACACGACGGGATTCGGACAAGTGCCGGAGAAGGTGGCGACGTTCCTGAAGCGAAATCATGTCCATCTGCGCGGGGTATCTGCCAGCGGCAACCGCAACTGGGGAACCAGCTTTGCCAAAAGTGCAGATACGATCGCGAGCCAATATGGCGTTCCGGTGATTTCTAAATTCGAATTGTCCGGTACCGGCCGTGACGTGGAACAATTTACGAGTGGGGTGGCAGCAATTGCGGCATATTGA
- a CDS encoding alpha/beta hydrolase — MTEAIRIQSRGPERTGVYPAIVVGIGYPTDDPYHPARFYDYTYEVPASELPGSPKGAEWPQMGGAEQFLTFLEEELKPSIENDFPIDRTQQAILGHSLGGLFVLHVLLSRPHAFQRYIAGSPSIHWNESVLLAKESQLPSLLTDDLDVHALLTIGELENDGRFLVKEKSLAMIERLSSRTQIRHEKNCPLLTTGSFCFS; from the coding sequence ATGACCGAAGCGATACGGATACAATCACGTGGCCCTGAACGAACTGGCGTGTATCCTGCTATCGTCGTCGGGATAGGCTATCCAACAGACGATCCATACCATCCTGCCCGTTTCTATGATTACACGTATGAGGTTCCCGCCTCAGAGCTTCCTGGCAGCCCAAAAGGAGCCGAGTGGCCACAGATGGGGGGAGCCGAGCAGTTCCTAACCTTTTTAGAGGAGGAGCTCAAGCCTAGCATCGAAAACGACTTCCCCATCGATCGGACCCAGCAAGCGATTTTGGGACATTCGCTAGGCGGCTTATTTGTCTTGCATGTGCTACTATCGAGACCACACGCGTTCCAGCGGTATATTGCCGGTAGTCCCTCTATCCACTGGAATGAGAGCGTGCTGCTTGCAAAGGAAAGTCAATTGCCGAGCCTGCTGACAGATGACCTCGACGTCCATGCGCTTCTCACGATCGGCGAGTTGGAAAACGATGGGCGATTCTTGGTCAAAGAAAAATCGCTGGCGATGATCGAACGATTGTCCTCAAGGACTCAGATTCGCCACGAAAAAAACTGCCCGCTACTAACAACGGGCAGTTTTTGTTTTTCATGA
- a CDS encoding ACT domain-containing protein, whose protein sequence is MTQYAGLRELAELIRRLEPELAGAQLSILAHENKEEIATLLVEGLGTKIPVQHSSGEYANHLAILRVGANKYTFAQDWREVYISEINYCACRIPPGAHGLLVRHIDYPGVIYDVSRKLAEYQINVSKLNVSREQKGKNALLISVTDEEITPTIVSAIEELPQITKVLSLQ, encoded by the coding sequence ATGACCCAATATGCTGGATTGCGTGAACTGGCTGAACTGATTCGAAGACTCGAGCCAGAGTTAGCGGGTGCACAATTAAGTATTCTTGCTCATGAAAATAAAGAGGAAATCGCAACATTGCTAGTGGAAGGACTCGGGACAAAGATTCCTGTCCAACACAGCTCTGGCGAATATGCGAATCATTTGGCGATTTTGCGTGTAGGAGCGAACAAGTACACCTTTGCGCAAGATTGGAGAGAAGTGTACATCAGTGAAATCAATTACTGCGCGTGTCGCATACCTCCAGGGGCCCACGGATTGTTGGTTCGCCATATCGATTATCCAGGCGTGATTTATGATGTCTCACGAAAACTGGCCGAGTATCAAATCAATGTTTCCAAGTTGAATGTATCCCGCGAGCAAAAAGGGAAGAATGCCCTGCTTATCTCTGTGACTGATGAAGAGATTACACCAACGATTGTATCTGCCATCGAAGAGCTGCCCCAAATCACCAAAGTGTTATCTCTACAGTAA
- the mnmA gene encoding tRNA 2-thiouridine(34) synthase MnmA yields the protein MKRPEDTRVVVGMSGGVDSSVTAYLLKQQGYDVIGIFMKNWDDTDEFGHCTAEEDFQDVRRVCEQIGIPYYTVNFEKEYMDKVFQYFLDEYKRGRTPNPDVMCNREIKFGELLAKVMDLGADYIATGHYAQVKYIDGEYKLIRGADNNKDQTYFLNVLGQEQLSKTMFPIGHLPKPQVREIAEKAGLYTAKKKDSTGICFIGERNFREFLQNYLPAKQGNIETVDGAVIGTHDGLMYYTLGQRQGLGIGGGHGTSGQPWFVVDKDLERNALIVGEGSDHIRLYSKSLLATNVSWVSDKKPSETFTCTAKFRYRQPDQGVTVHLLEDGNVEVVFDQPQKAVTPGQAVVFYNGEVCLGGGTIDKVRLVDKEN from the coding sequence ATGAAGCGACCAGAAGATACACGCGTCGTTGTCGGCATGTCCGGCGGAGTCGACTCCTCCGTGACGGCTTACCTGCTTAAGCAACAGGGATATGACGTCATCGGCATCTTCATGAAAAACTGGGATGATACCGATGAATTCGGCCACTGCACGGCGGAAGAAGACTTCCAGGATGTCCGGCGCGTCTGTGAACAGATCGGCATTCCATATTACACGGTAAACTTTGAAAAAGAATACATGGACAAGGTATTCCAGTATTTTTTGGATGAATATAAACGAGGCCGTACACCGAATCCGGATGTCATGTGCAACCGTGAAATCAAGTTCGGCGAGCTTCTTGCCAAGGTCATGGATCTGGGGGCGGATTATATTGCTACCGGCCATTACGCGCAGGTTAAGTACATCGATGGCGAGTACAAGCTGATTCGTGGCGCTGACAACAACAAGGACCAGACTTACTTCTTGAATGTATTGGGCCAAGAACAGCTTTCCAAAACGATGTTCCCGATTGGTCATCTCCCGAAACCGCAAGTAAGGGAGATCGCGGAAAAAGCAGGACTCTATACAGCGAAAAAGAAGGACAGTACAGGGATCTGCTTTATTGGGGAGCGCAACTTCCGCGAGTTCCTGCAAAACTATTTGCCAGCCAAACAAGGAAATATCGAGACCGTAGATGGAGCAGTCATCGGTACGCACGACGGGCTGATGTACTATACATTGGGCCAACGACAAGGCTTAGGGATAGGCGGAGGTCATGGCACAAGCGGGCAGCCTTGGTTTGTTGTAGACAAGGATCTGGAACGGAATGCCCTGATCGTTGGCGAAGGCTCTGATCATATCCGTCTGTACTCGAAGAGTCTCTTGGCGACCAACGTGAGCTGGGTGAGTGATAAGAAACCATCCGAAACGTTTACTTGTACAGCAAAATTCCGTTATCGTCAGCCAGATCAGGGAGTAACCGTTCACCTGCTGGAGGATGGCAACGTAGAAGTTGTATTTGATCAACCGCAAAAAGCAGTGACACCTGGTCAGGCTGTCGTCTTCTACAATGGGGAAGTGTGCTTGGGTGGAGGTACGATTGACAAGGTACGCTTAGTCGATAAAGAGAACTAA
- the tlp gene encoding small acid-soluble spore protein Tlp has translation MAKPDDRSDNAEKLQQMISNTEENIRESEDYLTAHAGEISAEEKANLEAKNHRREESIEGYRAEIKDESTQA, from the coding sequence ATGGCGAAGCCGGATGACCGTTCTGACAACGCAGAAAAGCTGCAACAGATGATTTCCAATACGGAAGAGAACATTCGTGAGTCCGAAGATTACCTGACGGCTCATGCTGGAGAGATTTCTGCAGAGGAAAAAGCAAACCTCGAGGCTAAGAATCATCGTCGTGAAGAAAGCATCGAGGGATATCGCGCGGAAATCAAGGATGAATCTACGCAGGCATAA
- a CDS encoding DUF952 domain-containing protein, which translates to MQDSIIYCMVPKTYWEKWMDKDHYLPRDYEQEGFIHATKGDELLEKVANRVYAQFDEELYVLVVDETKTTSEVKYEAAKDGLLYPHIYGPLNQEAIVDIKQMNRIDGQWRLGTSIR; encoded by the coding sequence ATGCAAGACTCTATCATTTACTGCATGGTACCAAAAACATACTGGGAAAAGTGGATGGACAAGGATCACTACTTACCGCGCGATTACGAGCAAGAAGGCTTTATTCACGCGACAAAAGGGGACGAGCTGCTTGAAAAGGTAGCAAACCGCGTCTACGCACAGTTTGACGAGGAGTTGTATGTACTCGTTGTCGATGAAACGAAAACGACTTCGGAAGTCAAATACGAGGCTGCGAAGGATGGATTGCTGTATCCGCACATCTATGGACCGCTGAATCAAGAGGCGATCGTGGATATAAAGCAAATGAATCGGATAGACGGCCAGTGGCGTCTGGGAACGTCCATCCGCTAA
- a CDS encoding glycerophosphodiester phosphodiesterase family protein gives MSKQRNQPRKKKWFQRKRIWIPLLFIALLFLGNSSYLAKEPEGEPFLLAHRGMAQTFHMENITNGTCTAERIYPPEHPHLENTIPSMQAAFDAGADVVELDVQWTKDNRFAVFHDWTLDCRTNGTGVTRDYTLAELQQLDIGYHYTADEGKTFPFRGKGIGMMPSLDDVLQTFPNHSLLIHIKSNDPLEGKALADVLATLPAKRLAQLSVYGGDEPIETLKQQLPQLRVMSIATMKSCLIPYIAAGWSGYVPQACAHTQLHIPDQIAPWLWGWPNRFMARMEAKDTRVILVAGSGEVSQGFDVPNDLKRVPESFTGGIWTNRIDLIGPAFHENVEK, from the coding sequence ATGTCAAAACAACGAAATCAACCTCGAAAGAAGAAATGGTTCCAACGAAAACGCATCTGGATTCCTCTTCTTTTCATCGCACTCCTGTTTCTGGGTAACAGCTCTTATCTTGCAAAAGAGCCAGAAGGCGAGCCTTTTTTACTTGCTCACCGGGGAATGGCGCAAACCTTTCATATGGAGAACATCACCAACGGAACTTGTACGGCGGAACGGATTTATCCACCGGAGCATCCGCACCTGGAAAATACAATTCCGTCCATGCAGGCGGCTTTTGATGCAGGCGCGGACGTTGTTGAGCTCGATGTACAGTGGACCAAAGACAATCGATTCGCCGTGTTTCATGACTGGACGCTTGACTGTCGGACAAATGGTACTGGTGTCACGAGAGATTATACCTTGGCCGAATTACAACAGCTCGACATTGGCTACCATTATACAGCCGATGAAGGGAAAACCTTCCCCTTCCGTGGAAAAGGGATTGGCATGATGCCTTCGCTCGATGATGTGCTACAAACATTCCCTAATCACTCGCTGCTTATCCATATCAAAAGCAATGACCCACTCGAGGGGAAAGCGTTGGCGGATGTTTTGGCGACCTTGCCTGCAAAACGACTGGCACAGCTCTCTGTTTATGGCGGTGACGAGCCAATCGAGACATTGAAACAACAACTGCCCCAGCTGCGTGTGATGTCAATCGCGACAATGAAAAGCTGCCTGATCCCGTACATCGCTGCAGGTTGGTCCGGATATGTACCACAAGCCTGTGCACATACCCAACTACATATTCCTGATCAGATTGCCCCATGGCTCTGGGGTTGGCCGAATCGGTTCATGGCAAGAATGGAAGCAAAAGACACCCGCGTGATCCTAGTCGCAGGTAGTGGAGAGGTGTCACAAGGCTTTGATGTCCCGAATGATTTAAAACGGGTGCCTGAAAGCTTTACAGGAGGAATATGGACGAACCGGATCGATCTGATCGGTCCAGCTTTTCACGAAAACGTAGAAAAATAA
- a CDS encoding P1 family peptidase: MTRKRARECGVLIGTGIPGAYNAITDVKGVRVGHKTINKEDVCSGVTVIVPNDGHLEGQHFPAGFFSFNGTGEFTGSHWIEETGTLVTPIVFTGSHLLGLAHHHLARATRKIEGLEPFSNGIVAETWDGWLSDLEKTQIQYEDLEEAIVEARTGHVEEGNVGGGTGMICFEFKGGIGTSSRIVETECGTFTIGALVQTNFGRRQDFNVNGIPVGQLISENEVPLPWVTPENDGSFLVTIATDAPLLPTQCKRISKRASLAMAQLGAIGEEGSGDFFLTFSTGNCYSYGDEQMSTVKMFPSEQLDALFEAAIEGVKEAILNSMLMAETIQGQKNRTVHALPLDRFVEIMSR; this comes from the coding sequence ATGACGAGAAAACGAGCGAGAGAATGTGGTGTATTGATTGGGACGGGGATCCCAGGTGCGTATAATGCAATTACGGATGTAAAAGGAGTGAGGGTCGGACACAAAACAATTAACAAGGAAGACGTTTGTTCGGGTGTCACGGTGATCGTTCCCAACGACGGACATTTGGAGGGGCAGCATTTTCCTGCTGGTTTTTTCTCCTTTAACGGTACGGGAGAGTTTACGGGAAGTCACTGGATAGAAGAGACGGGTACGCTGGTGACACCCATCGTATTTACGGGAAGCCATCTGCTAGGGTTGGCACATCATCATCTTGCTCGTGCGACGAGAAAAATCGAGGGACTTGAACCGTTTTCTAACGGAATCGTCGCGGAGACATGGGATGGTTGGTTAAGTGATCTCGAAAAGACGCAGATTCAGTATGAGGATTTGGAAGAAGCGATTGTAGAGGCTCGTACAGGACATGTCGAGGAAGGCAATGTGGGCGGAGGTACCGGGATGATCTGCTTCGAATTCAAGGGCGGAATCGGAACCTCTTCACGTATCGTCGAGACTGAATGTGGCACTTTTACTATCGGGGCATTGGTGCAGACGAATTTTGGCAGAAGACAGGATTTCAACGTGAATGGTATTCCCGTGGGCCAGCTGATTTCCGAGAATGAAGTTCCTTTGCCTTGGGTAACACCTGAAAATGATGGTTCTTTCTTAGTCACAATTGCGACAGACGCGCCTCTCTTGCCGACTCAATGCAAGCGCATTTCCAAGCGAGCCTCACTCGCGATGGCACAACTCGGCGCGATTGGTGAGGAGGGCAGCGGTGATTTCTTTCTGACCTTTTCCACAGGAAATTGCTATTCATATGGCGACGAGCAAATGAGCACAGTGAAAATGTTTCCGTCCGAACAACTGGATGCACTGTTTGAAGCAGCGATCGAAGGGGTCAAGGAAGCGATCCTGAACTCCATGTTGATGGCGGAAACGATACAAGGCCAGAAAAACAGAACCGTACATGCATTGCCACTAGATCGTTTCGTAGAAATCATGTCTCGTTAA
- a CDS encoding GNAT family N-acetyltransferase produces MIISQQLLSVNGLSYTIRSAMETDAQQLSDLRLQIDGETENLDRERGEAFIDVKGFEGIIKTDAESPRNLFLVAVVQERIVGFSRCAGVYLNRFAHKVEFGVCVSQDFWGYGIGKNLLQESVAWADANHITKMTLNVMETNEKAIELYKRFGFEIEGVLKNDKVLSDGNYYNTIMMGRFKNDRSVT; encoded by the coding sequence ATGATAATCAGCCAGCAACTACTTTCTGTGAACGGGTTATCCTACACGATTCGCTCTGCAATGGAAACAGATGCACAACAGTTGTCGGACCTTCGGCTGCAAATCGATGGGGAGACTGAAAATTTGGACAGAGAAAGAGGAGAGGCTTTCATCGATGTGAAAGGATTCGAAGGCATCATCAAAACGGATGCAGAGAGCCCAAGAAATTTGTTTTTAGTGGCTGTTGTTCAAGAGCGAATTGTCGGGTTTTCCAGATGTGCAGGTGTTTACTTAAACAGATTTGCGCACAAAGTAGAGTTTGGTGTATGCGTATCACAAGATTTCTGGGGTTATGGCATCGGGAAGAATCTCTTGCAAGAATCGGTTGCCTGGGCAGACGCCAACCACATTACTAAAATGACGTTGAATGTAATGGAAACGAATGAGAAGGCAATTGAGCTGTACAAACGGTTTGGTTTTGAAATCGAAGGGGTACTCAAAAACGACAAAGTTCTTTCCGATGGCAATTACTACAACACCATTATGATGGGAAGATTCAAAAATGACAGGAGCGTAACATGA
- a CDS encoding bile acid:sodium symporter family protein, producing the protein MNGLAKLNRFLEKIMPILTPSSVAIGVIAGTHLQPFAFLSPWVFAFMTFTGSLGSGFKEFAKVLTRPLPLIVNLLILHALMPLVAWSMARLFYPDDIHVITGFLLAALIPTGITSFLWSSIYFGNIALTLSIILLDTMLSPLIVPLGMSLFLGATVEMDLAELMKGLFYMIVLPSLVGMLLNHLSKGNVKKTLAPKLAPFSKMGMGVVVAINSSMVSSYFHMMDAKLVGMAVLVLVVAILGYLMGWGIAKLFGWERDVIVTLTFNSGMRNISAGAVMAITYFPAPVALPVVLGMLFQQILASTFGKFLELVEKRPQPQPQELSS; encoded by the coding sequence ATGAATGGGTTAGCCAAACTGAATCGATTTCTTGAGAAAATCATGCCCATACTAACGCCGAGTAGTGTTGCTATTGGCGTAATAGCCGGGACACATTTGCAACCGTTTGCTTTTTTGTCTCCTTGGGTGTTTGCCTTCATGACATTTACTGGCAGTCTGGGTTCAGGATTTAAAGAATTTGCAAAGGTACTGACCAGACCACTCCCTTTAATTGTCAACTTGTTGATTCTTCATGCACTTATGCCGCTTGTTGCCTGGTCAATGGCTCGGTTGTTTTATCCAGATGATATCCATGTCATCACGGGCTTTTTGCTGGCGGCCTTAATTCCCACAGGGATCACGAGCTTTTTGTGGTCATCGATTTATTTCGGGAACATCGCCCTGACGCTATCCATTATATTGTTGGATACGATGCTCTCTCCATTGATTGTTCCGTTGGGGATGTCCTTGTTTTTAGGGGCAACCGTCGAGATGGATTTGGCAGAACTGATGAAGGGTTTATTTTATATGATCGTGTTGCCGTCGTTAGTTGGTATGCTGCTCAATCATTTGTCAAAAGGGAACGTCAAAAAAACGTTGGCACCAAAACTAGCGCCATTTTCGAAGATGGGAATGGGTGTTGTTGTCGCGATCAACAGCTCGATGGTTTCGTCTTACTTTCATATGATGGACGCTAAACTGGTGGGAATGGCTGTCCTCGTACTGGTAGTAGCCATTTTGGGTTATTTGATGGGGTGGGGGATCGCAAAGCTGTTCGGGTGGGAGCGCGATGTGATTGTCACGTTAACCTTTAACAGTGGAATGCGAAACATTAGTGCAGGGGCAGTAATGGCGATCACGTACTTTCCGGCGCCTGTTGCTCTCCCAGTTGTTCTCGGTATGCTTTTTCAGCAAATACTCGCTTCTACCTTCGGAAAGTTTTTGGAGCTGGTCGAGAAAAGACCGCAACCTCAACCACAGGAACTATCAAGCTAA
- a CDS encoding YhcN/YlaJ family sporulation lipoprotein, protein MRATFVVLTLAFALTVTGCTKQSGTETKKSGTETKQKAEAEPLCMPVPVRHYQWEERARSITASVKGIDKIVVVQIDKELDVAIQVTNFNRLKLESIQKEVGKKLKEAFPDANIHVTADKRLLKDLQRLSDERWPTDVKEACQKKKSLKEIEKKMKG, encoded by the coding sequence GTGCGCGCAACTTTCGTGGTGCTGACACTTGCTTTTGCTTTAACCGTAACGGGATGTACAAAGCAATCTGGTACGGAAACGAAGAAATCTGGTACAGAAACGAAGCAAAAAGCGGAAGCGGAGCCGTTGTGCATGCCTGTTCCCGTGAGACATTATCAATGGGAAGAGCGAGCGAGATCGATTACGGCTAGCGTGAAGGGCATAGACAAAATCGTGGTTGTGCAAATCGATAAAGAGCTCGATGTGGCTATTCAAGTAACGAATTTTAATCGGCTCAAGCTGGAATCGATTCAAAAAGAAGTCGGAAAGAAATTAAAAGAGGCCTTCCCAGATGCCAATATTCATGTGACAGCTGACAAGCGATTGTTAAAAGATTTGCAAAGGTTGAGTGACGAACGGTGGCCAACCGATGTAAAAGAGGCATGCCAGAAGAAGAAATCCTTAAAAGAAATTGAAAAGAAGATGAAGGGCTAG
- a CDS encoding O-methyltransferase has protein sequence MNREQWTAVDHYFTDKLLEADSVLDTVLQENAAAGLPAIDVAPNQGKFLHLLARIQGARSILEIGTLGGYSTIWLARALPADGRLITLEYDPKHAEVAQSNITRAGLDQIVEVKVGLALDSLIQLHKENQGPFDLIFIDADKKGNPDYFQWALKLSRKGTVIITDNVVRSGQVVDETSTDPNIVGVRQFTDLVAEEKRVSGTVVQTVGSKGYDGFAIMLVTEEN, from the coding sequence ATGAATAGAGAGCAATGGACAGCGGTCGATCACTATTTTACGGATAAACTACTGGAAGCCGATTCCGTTCTAGACACAGTTCTTCAAGAGAACGCAGCTGCAGGTCTTCCAGCTATTGATGTAGCACCCAATCAAGGTAAATTCCTTCATCTGTTAGCACGGATTCAAGGCGCTCGTTCGATTTTGGAAATTGGCACTCTCGGTGGATACAGTACCATCTGGCTAGCCCGCGCACTTCCTGCGGACGGTCGTCTCATTACTCTTGAATATGATCCAAAGCATGCAGAAGTTGCACAATCGAACATTACCCGCGCAGGACTGGATCAGATCGTAGAAGTGAAGGTCGGACTTGCCCTTGATTCTCTCATCCAACTGCACAAAGAAAATCAGGGACCTTTTGATCTTATTTTTATCGATGCAGATAAAAAAGGAAACCCCGACTATTTCCAATGGGCATTAAAGCTCTCTCGCAAAGGTACTGTGATTATCACGGATAACGTTGTACGAAGTGGTCAAGTCGTGGACGAAACAAGCACGGATCCCAATATTGTCGGCGTACGTCAATTCACCGATTTGGTAGCTGAAGAAAAGCGTGTTAGTGGAACCGTTGTACAGACAGTTGGCAGCAAGGGCTATGATGGCTTTGCGATCATGCTTGTCACTGAGGAGAACTAG